In the genome of Siniperca chuatsi isolate FFG_IHB_CAS linkage group LG14, ASM2008510v1, whole genome shotgun sequence, the window CCCAATTGGCATGGCAGACTTGCAGATGGGGTCTCAACACTGGTCAACCACCTGGGCTACAAAGCAGAAGAGTACAAACTGGGCAGGTAATGTATTgtcagagggagagggagggtaTAGAGTGGGAGGAGAGTTTGGTAACGGTGGTCTGTGAGTAGCTCAGTGGGTCACCTAGACTAAATGTATGAGTGCAAACTATTCATACTCAAACGCAATTTGGATCTTTTGTACCTTCGTGTTGATTACaaatttctttgtctcttttctaCAGATCAAAAATCTTCATCCGTTTCCCAAAAACTCTCTTCACCACTGAGGATGCACTAGAAGCAAAAAAGCCAGAGATAGGTAAGTAACAGTGGTAAGGAGTGTAAACATTGGGGAATCAGAAAAGGAAGCAAATGACTCCCAGTCAATTATTACCTTTGTGGGATAAATCCTGCGCTGAACTATGAATCAGTTCCTTTGCCGGAGGCCTCCACAGCACGACCTCTGGAACACCTCCATGGAAAAGCATAAGTCCACCTTtactctcttttctttgttgtgttCCAGCTTTGACCCTGCAGACATCATGGAGAGGCTACAGGGAGAGAGCCAAGTACCAGCGCATCAGACACGCAGGTCAGATCACCTCCCGCTGTCGACTCCCGCACAGTTCCCTACCTCTCCCTTACAGAACAGTCTCACTGTGTCCCTAAAACGGAAATAAATACAGGCATAACTACTCACAGAAGTGATTgggtttattatgtttttatattttatattcttttatcattttaatacattttaatttagccTTCCAAACAAACTTTAGTTtgagttacttttcagatgggcttttactttattttttacttctcATAAATGTTGATTTTGGATTTCTTCCATTGTTATTTTGGGACTATCTGCTTTGTTAAATGTATGTACATGCACATAAAAATGCTTTTGGATGGCCACATGGTCCACATTCCAGCTCATGTATTTGAGTGTACATGCTTGACTTTCTGTTTCAGTATGCTATACTAACCTTGGGATGTTCTCTTTGGCTGAGTATAAAAGTGGTCTTGGTGTTaatttatgcatgtatgtgtatgtatagtGATAGTGATCCAGTCTGGGTGGCGAGGGATGAAAGCACGCAGGAGGGCTAAGAGGCGTCGACAGGCTGCTGAGTTAATACGCAGGTGCTTGACTGATactttgttattgtttgtttctgtatgtatttttgcgactgtattttgcatttataCTAAATTTCCTTCCTTAAACCGTATTTTTTCAGGTTCATAAAAGGCTTCATCTACCGTCATGAGGAATACTGCCCTGAGAATGAGTATTTCCTGGATCATGTACGCTGCTCCTTCCTCAAGAATCTACGTAAAAACCTGCCCAAGAGCGTTTTGGACAAAAGCTGGCCAACACCTCCTCCGTCCCTGGTTGAGGTACAAACAGCCCCATACACACAGAGGGTCATTCTGTTGACTCACATAATTACATACAGATAAAAGAATGAATAAGTACAAGTAAAAATCTGTAGAATTATTAATACAAATTCTTCATTGTCAATTCCATGGTGCCCTACAGGCCTCTGAGCACCTGTGGAGGCTAAACATGAGAAACATGGTCATGAAGTATTGCAGGAGGGTCCAGCCTGAATGGAAGAAGCAGGTACCCTGACTACAGAAGGCATGGCCttactttttaataaataaatcttcAAATTTTTCATCTtgcttgatttttttaattattttttttgctctAGATGATGCAGAAGGTCGTAGCCAGTGAGATCTTCAAGGATCAGAAAGACAGCTACCCTCAGAGTGTTGGAAGGCTGTTTTTGGACTCCAGGCTGGGTAAGTGTTGATATATGCATTCATTACCTCTGTAGATACTTAACACCGTACAGAAGATGTACCAAAAAACACGTAACATTTATAGAGGCTTTCCCATTGCTTTATATAGAACGTGAGCAAATCAATCTCAAAGTCGTCCAGACCCTCGGCAATGACAAAGTGCAGGTGGGTTTGAACTTTTTTTCCCtatgtgatgatgataataaagtCTTACATAACCTTTCAGCTGCCTCACAGTAATGTGTCTCCTTGTCCCTCTCAGTACGGTGTTTCAGTCATAAAGTATGACAGGAGGGGTTTCAAGCCTCGCCCTCGCCAGCTGCTCCTCACTAACACCTTTGCTGTGCTGGTGGACAGGACAAAGATCAAACAGAGGATTGACTATACAGCTCTGAGAGGTGAAAACCAGCCCCGAGTGGGGAAGGGGTGTGCAATTTGAGAAATGTACTATTTTAAGATATTGAGTGAGCTCATAttcatttcttttgtatttgtattgctattttatttttctttgaccCTCAGCAGTCATAATACCTCAATTACTGTACTTTTTCTGTGCACTTCTGCAGAAATATCCATGGCAACCAAGTCGTGTTTGGATGACTGCACTTGTCATCCTTTGACAGAAAAAATTGTTTCTCAAAGAAAGATACTTTTAAGAGGATGACCATATGTAATGAAATCAAATCAGGAGATGGGGACACGGGGCTTTTGGATAATGACCTTTTTTGCTTGATTGTTATAGTGTTACAGCTATTGAACCAGTAATTAATTAAACATAGTTTTTATTGACAAAAGAACGTGGCTAAAACGTTACTGATTAATTCATTGTGATTGTGCTCTTTAGTTTGAGTCCAAGCCAGGTTTTCTCTTTTAACAGGTATCTCTGTGAGCTCTCTCAGTGATGGGATGTTTGTTCTGTACATGCCCAGTGAGGACAATAAGCAGAAGGTACTATAAGACACGGCAGTCATGACTGTTTACTAGTGCACAACCATGCAACCACTCTaaacccagctgtgtgtccctCAGGGCGACGTGGTGCTGCACTGCAGCCATGTGATTGAGCTGGTGACAAAACTAGCCATGATGGCCAGCAAGGTCAACTATGTCAACATCAGCCCGGGCAGGTGAGGCCAGTCAGACTGCTTGTCTATGGTGCCTGTTGCCAACCCAACAGTACTCATCTCCcactcatgtttttatttgttaccTCCTGTGTGGAATGCAGTATTAGGTTTGCTGTGGCTCGGGGCAAGGAGGGAATCATTGATTTCGTCAGGGGTTCAGAGCTGAAGGTGGCCAAAGGCAAGCGAGGACATCTGCTAGTGGTGAGTCAGTGGCTGTTCTGATGTCATGTGTGGAGCCTGCAGGGAGGAAGGagttttttaatattaaaaacattcgGCCAGCTGACTGTGTTAAATCTGATTTCACTCTGCAGACTGCCCCTCGGATCAACACCAcatgaagaaacagaaaacagcaaccAGACAAACAGTAATCCTTTTAGCTAACTGGTGGATTGCCACTCAGAGGTTGTCATTCTTATTTGTTAGTTTGTACCCTACAGGATGATaccacaagcacacacatcATACTCAACAGAAGGAAGATCCCTTATTAATTCATATATATCATCATTATTACAAGAATGTCTTCAGTGTTGCAATAATTATTgctaatttttttaaagattagaAAATCAAAATATGAAGTCGTCACTGTTTCAAATGCTTCATTTCTTTATTGTCAGTCATGCAAATTgtacacaaatatatttaaatatatcaaatataaaatgcCTTGTAATGTAAAACACTTTATCTCTATATTGtaggagaaataaaacaaaccactTTGAAATAAATAGCATGTTaataaatacatcaataaatagtAAATATATCTTTGGAAAGTCCAGTAGATTGAGGGCTTGGGGGAAAAACAGGATGTTGGAAAGTGTTCTCTCTGCTCTGGGAGCTTATTGCTTACTTACAGTTAGAGGTAAGACAGAAACTCTGGGAAATACCCAAGAAAGCccttaaatatacagtataacatgtaaaaaaaatgtgactAGCTTGCAGAGAGCTCCATGTAAACACCACTAAAGCACTGATTAAAGTTATCACAACTATTATTCCAATTTTCTGTTAGATTGTCAGTTCAGCCTTTTGCCTgttagtgtgcatgtgtgttaagGTTGcagctttcttttttcagtgctgagtcgtgtgtgtttttgaagccAGTAGGAGGAAGTCTCTTGCCAGCTTGGTGAGGTAAAGGTCTAGATCCCTCAGAATGATGTAACCCTCCACTCGGCTATCCCACACTGTTTTAGAGCTGGTTTCTGGGTTCAAGGGTGCCCGTACTGTAGGAGAGGTTGGCTTCTTCCAGGAGCTCTGCATGTAACTCATCTGAAGAAGAAAGCAGAACAATTTTTATCAGACTTTGGTGTCACTTCCTCCAAAGTCTCTGTGTGGGCTGAAAAGGGGACAAAAAGTGTGTGGATTTCAGTAAGAAGACTGTGGATACCTGACTGCTGACTTGGCTCATCAGGTCCCTCAGGTCCAGCTGAACGTGCCTGATGCACTGTGGTAAAGTGGTACGGACCACCTGCCCCGCCATCTGCTCTTTCGCCTCCTCCAGCTGTCTTCTCTTCCACTCCAGCATATTCCAATAGGCTTGCATGTCCCAGAATGCAGCATGCAGTCGTTCCCAGTCCTGAAGGCACACAACAAGAGACAACCACATGATTATATAATCAAAATTTTGCGCAACCCCCTATCTATGCTTGAAGTTCTAAAAGGGGAATTCCACTCAAATTTTTGCAAGTTTTACGTTCTGCAAGAGCAGACTTTCTGACGATGTCATCAggtttcgtttttttttttccacgaTGGAAAAAGATTCTCAAAACAATGGAAGAAATTCactgaaaactttaaaatgtgttttgcagaATAACAACCAATCAATGATTTTCTATGGAATTGTTTTGAAACAGTCAAGCAGATACTAACCGTCAGCTTTAGCCAGCTGTAGAAATCTGTAGAAAGTAATGGCAGGCCCTTTAACTGTCGGCTTCTGTCCTCAAAATGCTTGTTTCCCAACTGATGCTCCTTCTATTAAAGTAAACATAGTAACGATTAAAGATTTGTAGTCAGGGAATGCTAATGCTGGATGTGTACAGTAGTAAGTTTTCAGTACTCACATAtttcctctgcagctgctggacgCGGGTTCTGGTGGACCGCGTGAGACGAAAGGAGTTGTTATATTTATTCCTCTGGAGGACTGGAGATGGAGCAGAGGACTCCACACAGTGCAGTACACAGTAAAGGAGGATGAGAGCCCGCAACAACACAGTCATCTGAAACAGAGACATAAGCAGAGTTATGGGTTATATATCATCTATCGTTTGTGCTGTGCTGTTGCATTAAATCAGTGCTATGAAAACGCAGATTTGCACAACTGCTTTTCAGGTATAAATTGGCTAAGATGTATCacttctgtaaaaaaaataaaaataaataaaaggtgaTGTACGGTATCACTTccaacacaaactacagcattCCAGTTAAGTACACTGATTCTCTTTGTGGGAATTTAATATTTAGTATATGAAAGGAAGTCCATTAATATTTCTAACATTTCCCACATCCTCCAACCCCCGCCACACAACATCCCCACACATGCTTTCTTTCTTATGTAATTCAGTAACACTACAGTTGGTCTGGTTGCACATGCATGGAAACACAAGTGTCTTGATTCCTCTAAATGGTTTCAGTGTAGGAAGCGTTTTCTCAATATTGTCTCCTTTTTGTTTGTGGCCTTGCACCCCAAAATGTGCAAGGTCCTGAATCCAAATCACCAGACTACAGATTACAGACTTTGCTAGCACACCACATCACTGCTGTCCTGTTGCAAGTGGCTGAGTACCAGAATTGTTAAGTTTATCTTTTCTTTCAGGTTCCCTGGCTCTGTCAAGATTAATCTGTAGTAAAAAGAATCAAATCTTCCTtttcattttggtcattttattCAGTTGCATCATGTGTTCTTGGTGCAACACAGTCTTGTTGATGAGTCAACAACTTTCTCATTCACTGAAACCATGACAGTGTTCTACACAGATAAACAGCAGAAAAGTTActggagctgaaatgattatgaATACTAGATGTTATCAAGCATACAGAAACACTGCTGTTTGAGAAGCTTTCACTTGAAGTTTGACGTGGACACTAAGTGTGtccaagaaataaaataaaatatttcagacAATTATATGCACTGCCTTAAACACACTGTGCACTCAGTGCATCTGTCTCTACAGTtgcctgctgtgttttgttttgtttttttacatatgttCACATGGTGATAAAGTAAATAATTCCAAAAATTTGTtctaaattaatatatatagatataaattaataattcaattcagATGCTGTCAAACCATCAAACTCATGTCTAAAGTATCTATATTTTTAAGATGGCCTTACCTTGGAGGACCAGTGAACGCCACTGTGAAGATACCTTCATGCTGTAGTGAGGCTCATGTACTTTTTATATATGTGTCGTGTTCTTGCTTTCGGTTTCTTATAAATCTGgagttttttgtcttttttcctgtTATGTTCTCAGCATGCTGTGGTCACCAATATGATTCAGGCAGAAGTGACTAAGCTGTTTAGTAAGAAACCTAATATAGCAGTAGGATTTGCCCCTTTAGCAGATCTCAGTCAAACTACAAAGGAAATGCatttctttagtttttgtttttttttggtatcaGGCAAGTGGGGATATTCATATCGTGTGATTATGCCTCTGTGGCTTAACAGAGTACAGAGTATGGTTGTGTACTAAAGATGCATCACCTTTTTACCAggatatttacatttatttataagttAAATGTCACACAtacaagctgacagacagataaggaaagaaagcaaatgggAATCTCAGTGAACTatatgtcatttttattattgctcTGCCTGCTCATATCCTGTTTTAATAACTTCTTTACCTTTATATTCTTTTTAAAGTTAACATTCTCTGGTACAATTacataaatgtgtattaatgtgaACTGTCcctattaaaataaacaattaataaataaactactttatttctttgtttcatcacaTGGTCATTTAATTATGACGTGAAAGTAGCAAGTACAAAACTACTAAAATCTGAAACTTTGGCAGTGAAGTTCAGTCTTGACTGTGCATTTTAAGGGAATATTTCAGCAGTCTCATGATGTATGAGTAATGGCACAGTTTCACTGAATCTtacaaaaaacagagaaaaacatgcaaataaggCCCTTATGATGTGACTGTTATTTTCATTGACTATCATTATTAGAAATTAGTGTTTCATCAAATTCCCTGATATCAGGGCAATTTCTATTTCTCTATATTTTAccatttacatgtattttattcCATCACCTTTCTCTGGCTTCCCAGTATGTTATATGAGCATAAAACTAGAGGGGACAGAGCCTGTATCATCCTAATAGATACTTTTATTGCAGTCTTCATCCTGATTTTGTCTGAATCTTTTTATTTCTGGTATTGCATTCACTGAAGTTGTTTCTTATATCTTTATTTACCAATAagtttttctattcatttttattattgttggttTTTAATGTGCTGCCTTATGTGAATCACTTTGTAACATGTTTGTTAAAAAGTTATCTTTAAATaaagatgatgataataatattattatcttcattattcatattattgtttatattattattatttgtgtcatatgtatatatgtgtttctCTGGGTCTGGGGCATCTCTGCTGCCATGCAAAGTCATCGTTATTAAGGAAATCATGAAGAAAAAACCATGTCAACTTCTGCATGCCATTTACAGAACATTTGACTGCAGATTTCTGTATGGCAGTCAGTCACATCTCTAGGCAGACCCTTTAAATGATACGTTTTTTATTTAGTCTGATCCTGCAGTTAACCTACTGTAACTCGCAATACATCTATAACCCACTTCATTCAATTAACCTACAGCACATGTTACTTTTTCCTCATAGTGTTATCATTGATACAGTATTCTTGTTTATGTAAGaatcagtgaataaaaatgtattgccCCAAAGTATCATGTATATTTGAAGTGTTTGATCCAGGTTCTTTTGAACATCCTAGCCATGAAAGAGCAACTGAATGCCACACGTGTATAGGGGTTTCTTGTATGTTATTACTTTAAATCTAATTTAATcactttaatcattttaaacaactttaaagATTTAATTCTGCTGATTACTGTACTCTACTGAGGCATCACTGCTGCCATGCGAAGTCATCGTTATTAAGGAAATCATGAAGAAAAAACCATGTCAACTTCTGCATGCCATTTACAGAACATTTGACTCTAGATTTCCATATGGCCTTCAGTCACATCTCTAGGCAGaccctttaaatgttttttatttaatctgatCCTGCCATGTTCTTTCAAAGTATTCTTGGTCTCTCTTCCAGAAAATTGCACAACCATGAAGGTGTTGATAATTCTTTGGAGGTAAATTCCCAACCAGAGATAAATCCAATGTGTACAATATGGGAAGTCACCCAACATTCAAAGGGATAAACACTGGGGGATATTCTGTCGTGATTAAAGCTTTCATTTATTGATCAGTGAACGTGAAAGAAATATGGTTGAAAATGTGTACAGTACCAGTGCAGGTGTGTCTATTTATCTGCTCTAAGTTTATTTAGTGTGCAAAATCCAGGGCTGCTGATCCTCTTTAACGATGCTGCATTAAACAATAAGAGGGCAGAGCAACAACCTTTGAATGTTCTGGTCTTTTACTTCATTCAGTTTCTAGTTGTGTTGTATACTTTCCACTCCTTAGATGTCATAGATTTAAGTGATCTACCATTAGAATTTATGGCCTGATTGTCACTGGGGTCATTTTAGGCTGCACTTGTGCAGACTTGTTTGATTCAACCCTGATTAGATGCAAAAAATCCTCTTCTTTGAACAGTTTCTTCTTACACCCATACCTGTTCTCCTCCAACTGAGCCAGTGTCCATAGAGTAAAGGGCATGTATATTCTCTGAGGATGATTGCATTAGGATCAGGGTGCAAAAAGAGTAGTGTTATTTCTCGGAATTGAACAGGTGTGACAAAAAATACATATCTCATAGTGGTGTCaagaaaagtgaaagaaaatgacagGGCAAAGACGAGATCTTTTTGTAAAATTTCCTCTGAGATATGCCCTGTGCAATTAGtttcaaaatatcaaaaaatctgaataaaattCCTCTTCACTAGAAACACTTAACAAGTGGTAGTTTCAACTGACCTCTTTGTGGTGCAGCAGTTTCACTTTGGCATAACAGTGTTGGGTTTTGCTTGACAGCAGGGGCATCTAgatagtttctttgtactgaacTTATCACAGCTGAGGCCATAGGTTGTCACTGTTACTGTAATTGTTCAGCATTGTCCAAAGCTCACTCTGTCTGCAGACCTATAAGAGAGAATGTTCTGTCTCTGATTTACAATTTATTACTTTCACATTGCATTTAACCTACTGTAACTCCCAATATATCTATGACCCAATTCATTCAATTAAAAAAGGAGGGGAGTAATTATTCCAGAATAATTGGAACTTGAGAATAGGAGTACAAAGCAGTTATGTAATAGTTTTGATTAATGTGCTGGTTCAAATTGTATCTTTCTAGTAGAGTTCAGACATGTGGGTTCAGATCAAGTTCCCAGATGGTTGATAAAGGTGTCCCACAAGGATCACTATTAGGCCCCCTGTTACTTACTCCAtaccaaatatttattttccaactgAACATTGCATTGCCCATTTCTGTGCTGACgatactttatttttataaatctttattaagtttcaacaagttcaatacaaaattacaaaaacaaaagcacaacataAATACTTTAATACATATCATACATGAATATTATACATAATATAAAGTGATAAAAGTGTTTGCTAATACGAGGAGCCAAGCAATAAAGTGCACAGAGAGATAAGATCTTAAAAGTCCAGTATGTTCCAGGGAAGTAATAGTCTTTTATCAATAGTTCTCCTCTGGAGGAGGTCAGCCAGTACGTGTTTCACAACCATGTCGCTGTCAATGACATAGCACATCTGGTTTTCCaaagtttcacacacacaatgcagataatgagctgaaactgttatttttgttttggaggCAATTTCTCTTGAAGGAGTCCATACATGACTAAATTGTAGCTGATATCAAAAGAGAGACCAAGTCCTTTCAAGATGGTCCAGACCTCTTGAGCGCTGTAGCAGTCTATCAAGAGGTGCTGTTGTGTCTCATCGTCGTTACAATAAATTATTGGACAGTCTTTGATTGTAACATAACAACTCCAAGAAACCACAGCTCTCACAGGGAGTCTGCCAACAGAGATGAGCCACCGGACATCACGAATACTCTCTGATAGGTTTTTactctttaatatttttaacactTCTGTACCTTCACCATCGcctacatttttacatttaattaaccCACCATATTAAACACCATTATAAtcgttaattttttttaaaaattattttgctaGTAAAATCACACCAGTTTATCTGTAAGTGCCAGtattgtgaaataaaatcacTATAAGTGAGTTTGTGATAGGAGACACGTCTGTCTGCGTCGTCTCTTCGGCCACTGTGAGCGATCTCCGACCCAAGATGGTATGCTGACAATACCATCTTGCATCTTGTATGCCACTGCAAAACAGGCTTCCTACAGCTTACAGTCTGCTTTTGATGACCTCCAGACTTCTTTAATTAATGGAAAGCTTTTTTAAACTCCAAGAAGACAACATGTGTGCATTTCACAAGAGCACAAACCTTTGATGCGCCTATTCCGATCCATGCTCTCGATGGAAATCTAATCAATACAGATTTAGGAATTTGATTAGACAGGAGATTGTCCAGTAAAACTCACATTAAACCCCTCACAAGAACTAAAAAATCAAATTGGATTCTTATACAGTAACAGAGCTTGTTTGTCCTTTCATAgcagaaaaaacattattactGTGAGTCATGTGAAAAAGTCGAATGGTCATCACTGACATCCAGAAGGCATCAGCATACTTGTGTTCTCATTTATAAGGTCTTGCTATCAAAGTTGCCAAGATATTTTACACCCCTTTTTAGCTTTAAAAGTTCCTTGTACCAACTCtgaaatggagaaaaactgGTTTCCAGTACTAAGCACCTCACTATTGGAATGAACAGCAGTACAAACTAGTCCTCTGAAGGACTTTAAAGTTCTGCTGTATTTTGATTATATTTCtgaatgttttaattagtgtgtatgtgtgtgtgtgcatgtgtgatgaCTGCTTTGTGTGACTTAATTATCTTTTTGTGATGTTgtttatgtcatttgttttcaggtttctgacataaataaagtttaactaACAGATTATGTTTTGGTTGATAATATGATGCTGCCAT includes:
- the LOC122888802 gene encoding uncharacterized protein LOC122888802 → MSLFQMTVLLRALILLYCVLHCVESSAPSPVLQRNKYNNSFRLTRSTRTRVQQLQRKYKEHQLGNKHFEDRSRQLKGLPLLSTDFYSWLKLTDWERLHAAFWDMQAYWNMLEWKRRQLEEAKEQMAGQVVRTTLPQCIRHVQLDLRDLMSQVSSQMSYMQSSWKKPTSPTVRAPLNPETSSKTVWDSRVEGYIILRDLDLYLTKLARDFLLLASKTHTTQH